In the Piscinibacter sp. XHJ-5 genome, one interval contains:
- a CDS encoding TolC family protein, with the protein MRTPAMKRLATLVLAALLAGCSGFIPPRAPLPEAAALNKPTAQGSFIGTSNGYVAQEPVPDAWWRLYDSRTLDGLVQQALAANTDLRTAAANLLKAQAALDLASAAQEPSTTLSAQPSFARRSAQEELHPGKPFPSKFVYGAGFGVSYQVDLFGQIQRSIDAAQADVGSATAARDAARVSVVAETTRAYLELCSAGREIVVAQNQVSLQARSTELTRRLAVHGRGTPVDVDRSSAQEEQVRASIPTLEAQRRVAMYRLAALTGRTPRELPEELGRCDQEPRLAKPIPIGDGAALLRRRPDIRRAEFDVLSASDRIGVVTGELYPKVALGASIGSVGVDQHALRSDSFKFSLGPLISWEFPDRTRVKARIRAAQADREALLARFDGVVLTALKETESALEVHARDQERRIILESARTQAQNAARDTQRLFEAGRIGYLPVLDALRTLSQIEQSVAAAESRVAADQVNLFLALGGGWDDEATPRSPPLRPMQP; encoded by the coding sequence ATGAGAACGCCCGCCATGAAGCGGCTGGCCACGCTCGTGCTCGCCGCCTTGCTTGCCGGCTGCTCCGGCTTCATTCCACCGCGCGCCCCGCTGCCCGAGGCTGCTGCGCTCAACAAGCCCACGGCGCAAGGCTCGTTCATCGGCACGAGCAATGGGTACGTCGCCCAGGAGCCCGTCCCCGACGCTTGGTGGCGCCTGTACGACAGCCGGACGCTCGATGGCCTGGTGCAGCAGGCGTTGGCGGCGAACACGGACTTGCGGACGGCCGCTGCGAACCTGCTGAAGGCCCAAGCGGCGCTCGACCTGGCCAGCGCCGCACAGGAACCTTCCACCACGCTCAGCGCCCAACCCTCCTTCGCCCGGCGCTCGGCGCAGGAAGAGCTCCATCCGGGCAAGCCGTTTCCCAGCAAGTTCGTCTATGGCGCGGGGTTCGGCGTCTCCTACCAGGTCGACCTGTTCGGGCAGATCCAGCGCAGCATCGACGCAGCGCAGGCCGATGTCGGGTCCGCCACCGCGGCCCGGGACGCCGCGCGCGTGAGCGTGGTGGCCGAAACGACGCGTGCCTACCTGGAGCTGTGCTCTGCGGGCAGGGAGATCGTCGTGGCGCAAAACCAGGTGAGCCTGCAGGCCCGCAGCACGGAGCTCACGCGCAGGTTGGCCGTCCATGGCCGAGGCACCCCGGTCGACGTCGATCGCTCCTCGGCCCAGGAAGAGCAGGTGCGCGCCTCCATCCCCACGCTCGAGGCGCAACGGCGCGTTGCGATGTATCGCCTGGCCGCACTCACGGGCCGCACGCCTCGGGAGCTTCCCGAGGAACTGGGCCGTTGCGACCAGGAGCCGCGCCTGGCCAAGCCGATCCCGATCGGCGACGGGGCCGCTCTGCTTCGGCGTCGCCCCGACATACGGCGTGCCGAGTTCGACGTGCTGTCCGCGTCGGACAGGATCGGCGTGGTGACGGGCGAGCTCTATCCGAAGGTCGCTCTCGGCGCTTCGATCGGGTCCGTCGGTGTGGATCAGCACGCCTTGCGCAGCGACAGCTTCAAGTTCTCGCTCGGTCCCCTCATCAGCTGGGAGTTTCCGGACAGAACCAGAGTCAAGGCGCGCATCCGTGCCGCCCAGGCGGATCGCGAGGCGCTGCTGGCACGCTTCGACGGTGTCGTGCTGACCGCGTTGAAGGAGACGGAGAGCGCGCTGGAGGTCCATGCCCGTGACCAGGAGCGGCGCATCATCCTGGAGTCTGCCCGCACGCAGGCGCAGAACGCGGCGCGCGATACGCAGCGCCTGTTCGAAGCGGGCCGGATCGGCTACCTCCCGGTGCTGGATGCGCTGCGCACGCTGAGCCAGATCGAGCAGAGCGTGGCCGCAGCCGAAAGCCGCGTCGCGGCCGACCAGGTCAACCTGTTCCTCGCACTCGGTGGCGGGTGGGACGATGAGGCGACGCCACGATCGCCTCCGTTACGCCCGATGCAACCTTGA
- a CDS encoding phospholipase D family protein — MTIRRTLSLLLVAVCLAALQDCASLSPVDKVASAAIAASAGTSLGRISTQSLPAGESAGFRALPTSALAMDARLALTARAERTLDLQYYLVQDDATGRTWMREVRNAAARGVRVRLLVDDLYTAGSSRLLHELSAHDNVEVRVFNPFPAGRSLTLTRWGFSLLDFARINHRMHNKLFIADGAFAVAGGRNVADEYFFRSETGNFIDFDLLLAGAPVDRLASIFDTYWNSPYAYPLHALEPAPIDLPQLRSAFERRTASAGAAFAPLPPDTRDMLGNAPLSVDLAQPPVPLLHGAVQVFADDPQKVTGRSERGDDPDTVIAAAVRACDAATSELKLASPYVVPGKIGMDALRRARAHDVRTTLITNSLAANDEPFASAAYARYRKALLRMGVDIYEMSARPPAMAKRHGVQIAAVGRSHAKIAVIDARTTFIGSMNMDFRSSRENTELGVMVDSPALAAQVSGLLDELRDSDTYRLQLEQPGDRITWIETVDGVSTVHDDEPEVSPARRLKLFLFSPFVPEGLL, encoded by the coding sequence ATGACCATTCGCCGCACCCTGTCGCTCCTTCTCGTGGCCGTGTGCCTGGCCGCGTTGCAGGATTGCGCCTCGCTGTCGCCCGTCGACAAAGTGGCGAGCGCTGCGATCGCGGCCAGCGCCGGCACCTCGCTGGGCCGCATCTCGACGCAGAGCCTGCCGGCCGGCGAGAGCGCCGGGTTCCGCGCCCTGCCGACCAGCGCACTGGCGATGGATGCGCGCCTTGCGCTCACCGCCCGGGCCGAGAGAACGCTGGACCTGCAGTACTACCTGGTGCAGGACGACGCCACCGGCCGCACGTGGATGCGCGAGGTGCGCAACGCCGCCGCCCGCGGCGTGCGGGTGCGCCTGCTCGTCGACGACCTGTACACCGCAGGCAGTTCGCGCCTGCTGCACGAGCTTTCGGCGCACGACAACGTCGAGGTGCGGGTATTCAACCCCTTCCCCGCCGGCCGCTCGCTGACGCTGACCCGCTGGGGCTTCTCGCTGCTCGACTTCGCGCGCATCAACCACCGGATGCACAACAAGCTGTTCATCGCCGACGGCGCCTTCGCCGTCGCTGGCGGACGCAACGTGGCCGACGAATACTTCTTCCGCAGCGAGACCGGCAACTTCATCGACTTCGACCTGCTGCTCGCCGGCGCCCCCGTCGACCGGCTCGCATCGATCTTCGACACGTACTGGAACAGCCCCTACGCGTACCCGCTTCACGCGCTGGAGCCCGCACCCATCGATTTGCCGCAGCTGCGCAGCGCTTTCGAGCGCCGGACCGCGTCGGCTGGTGCGGCTTTCGCGCCACTGCCGCCGGACACCCGCGACATGCTCGGCAACGCGCCGCTCAGCGTCGATCTCGCGCAACCACCGGTGCCGCTGCTGCACGGCGCCGTGCAGGTGTTCGCCGACGACCCGCAGAAGGTCACTGGTCGCAGCGAACGCGGCGACGACCCGGATACGGTCATCGCCGCGGCGGTCCGAGCCTGCGACGCGGCGACGTCCGAGCTCAAACTGGCCTCGCCCTACGTCGTGCCCGGCAAGATCGGCATGGACGCCTTGCGCCGGGCCCGCGCGCACGACGTGCGCACAACACTCATCACCAACTCGCTGGCCGCCAACGACGAGCCGTTCGCGAGCGCCGCATACGCGCGCTACCGCAAGGCGCTGCTGAGAATGGGCGTCGACATCTACGAGATGAGCGCGCGGCCGCCGGCCATGGCGAAGCGGCACGGCGTGCAGATCGCGGCGGTCGGGCGCTCGCACGCCAAGATCGCGGTGATCGACGCGCGCACCACCTTCATCGGCTCGATGAACATGGACTTCCGCTCGTCGCGGGAGAACACCGAACTGGGCGTGATGGTCGACTCCCCCGCGCTGGCCGCGCAGGTGTCAGGGCTGCTCGACGAGCTGCGCGACAGCGACACCTACCGGCTGCAGCTGGAGCAGCCCGGCGACCGAATCACATGGATCGAAACGGTCGATGGAGTCTCCACGGTGCACGACGACGAGCCCGAGGTGAGCCCCGCACGGCGACTGAAGCTCTTCCTGTTCTCGCCATTCGTGCCCGAAGGGCTGCTCTGA
- a CDS encoding HlyD family secretion protein: MEIPVQRILKVGATVAIVAAGAWASFGLWQHYREAPWTRDGRVRADVVQIAPDVSGIVEHIAVHDNQAVHKGDLLFTVDSVRPRIALAQAEASVRGLKSQLAQAQREDRRNHALGDLVPAETGEQSGQKLDQLNASLAQALAAVDNAKVNLARTRVVAPVDGWVTNLDLRPGAYATTGRAVMALVDKDSIHVMGYFEETKIARVQVGNAVRVRLIGESEPLYGHVDSIAAGIEDRERGPSSNLLANVNPTFNWVRLAQRIPVRVRLDTLPEDRRLIMGRTASVDVLGADRLQLSKR; encoded by the coding sequence ATGGAGATACCGGTCCAACGCATTCTGAAGGTGGGCGCCACTGTGGCCATCGTCGCGGCCGGCGCCTGGGCGAGCTTCGGACTGTGGCAGCACTATCGCGAGGCGCCCTGGACACGCGACGGCCGTGTGCGAGCCGACGTGGTGCAGATCGCTCCGGACGTCTCGGGCATCGTCGAGCACATTGCCGTGCACGACAACCAGGCCGTGCACAAGGGCGACCTGCTGTTCACCGTCGACTCGGTGCGCCCGCGCATTGCGTTGGCCCAGGCCGAGGCGTCGGTTCGCGGCCTCAAGTCGCAGCTCGCGCAGGCGCAGCGCGAGGACCGTCGAAACCATGCGCTGGGCGACCTGGTGCCGGCGGAGACCGGCGAGCAAAGCGGGCAGAAGCTGGACCAGCTCAATGCGTCGCTGGCCCAGGCGCTCGCCGCCGTCGACAACGCCAAGGTGAACCTCGCGCGCACGCGCGTCGTGGCGCCGGTGGACGGCTGGGTCACGAACCTGGACCTGCGCCCGGGAGCCTATGCCACGACGGGGCGGGCGGTCATGGCCCTGGTCGACAAGGACTCGATCCACGTCATGGGCTATTTCGAGGAGACGAAGATCGCGCGCGTGCAGGTCGGCAACGCCGTGCGGGTGCGCCTGATCGGCGAGAGCGAGCCCCTCTACGGGCATGTGGACAGCATCGCCGCGGGCATCGAGGATCGTGAGCGCGGCCCGAGCTCGAACCTGCTGGCCAACGTGAACCCCACGTTCAACTGGGTGCGCCTCGCGCAGCGCATCCCCGTTCGCGTGCGGCTGGACACGCTGCCCGAGGACCGCAGGCTGATCATGGGACGCACGGCCAGCGTGGACGTGCTGGGCGCCGATCGCCTGCAGTTGAGCAAGCGATGA
- a CDS encoding ATP-binding cassette domain-containing protein, with product MEPVLEVDAIVTRFESAAIHDGVSFSIARGQLVALIGGSGTGKSVLLKEMIGLLRPTAGRIRMLGTDVCKAGAADMNALRHRFGMLFQDGALFSSLTVAENIALPLREHAQLDDATIAALVGLKLSLVGLDRDSCSKTPAQLSGGMRKRVALARALALEPEILFLDEPTSGLDPIGARAFDRLIRTLTDSLGLTVFMVTHDLDTLFSIVDRAIALAGGRVIADGPLASVTGLDHPWIRQYFSTRSPQLQGAA from the coding sequence GTGGAGCCCGTGCTGGAGGTCGACGCCATCGTCACGCGCTTCGAAAGCGCCGCGATCCACGACGGCGTGAGCTTCTCGATCGCGCGCGGTCAGCTCGTCGCGCTGATCGGCGGCAGCGGCACGGGGAAGTCCGTGCTGCTGAAGGAAATGATCGGGCTGCTGCGGCCCACCGCGGGACGCATCCGGATGCTGGGGACCGACGTCTGCAAGGCCGGCGCGGCCGACATGAACGCCTTGCGGCACCGCTTCGGCATGCTGTTCCAGGACGGGGCGCTCTTCTCGTCGCTCACGGTGGCCGAGAACATCGCCTTGCCGCTGCGCGAGCACGCGCAGCTCGACGACGCGACCATCGCCGCCCTGGTGGGACTGAAGCTGTCGCTCGTCGGTCTTGATCGCGACAGCTGCAGCAAGACCCCGGCGCAGCTGTCGGGCGGCATGCGCAAGCGCGTGGCACTGGCGCGCGCGCTCGCGCTGGAGCCCGAGATCCTGTTCCTCGACGAGCCCACGTCGGGGCTCGACCCGATCGGCGCGCGTGCGTTCGACCGCCTCATCCGCACGCTCACCGACAGCCTCGGCCTCACCGTGTTCATGGTCACCCACGACCTGGACACGCTGTTCAGCATCGTCGACCGTGCCATCGCACTGGCCGGCGGCCGGGTGATTGCCGACGGTCCGCTCGCGTCGGTGACCGGCTTGGATCACCCCTGGATCCGCCAGTACTTCTCGACGCGCTCGCCGCAACTTCAAGGAGCCGCGTGA
- a CDS encoding response regulator transcription factor translates to MNPALPCSPNILVMHPDPLVRAGIVASLREHADFEVFADGTDAAGPDGHPIDVVIADYHQAIRLTDAAARAARRSLATARILALTSREREADIRRAIQAGVDGYLLLGGPLSELIECATALAHGGRYLSRSAAQRMADSLTREALTAREIEVLELLVAGECNKSIARQLHIGVGTVKSHVNAILAKLNATSRTQAAAVAVTRGLVEERMPIPPGSSSVRVHRLEPMAQPA, encoded by the coding sequence ATGAATCCCGCCCTGCCCTGCTCACCCAACATCCTGGTGATGCATCCTGATCCGCTCGTGCGCGCCGGCATCGTCGCATCCCTGCGCGAACATGCAGACTTCGAAGTCTTCGCAGACGGCACGGACGCCGCGGGTCCTGACGGACATCCGATCGACGTCGTCATCGCCGACTATCACCAGGCCATCCGGCTGACCGACGCTGCCGCGAGAGCCGCACGCCGATCTCTCGCCACGGCCAGGATCCTGGCCCTGACCTCCAGGGAACGCGAGGCCGACATCCGGCGGGCCATTCAAGCGGGCGTCGACGGCTATCTTCTCCTCGGAGGGCCCCTGAGCGAGCTCATCGAGTGCGCGACAGCACTGGCTCATGGCGGGCGCTACCTGAGTCGCTCGGCTGCGCAGCGAATGGCGGACAGCCTGACCCGTGAGGCGCTGACAGCGCGCGAGATCGAGGTGCTGGAACTCCTGGTGGCCGGCGAATGCAACAAGTCGATCGCGCGGCAGCTCCATATCGGGGTCGGCACCGTGAAGTCGCACGTGAACGCCATCCTGGCCAAGTTGAATGCCACGTCGCGCACGCAGGCCGCCGCCGTCGCGGTCACGCGAGGGTTGGTGGAGGAGCGCATGCCGATCCCGCCGGGGTCGTCCTCGGTGCGCGTGCACCGGCTTGAACCGATGGCACAGCCTGCCTGA
- a CDS encoding ABC-type transport auxiliary lipoprotein family protein: protein MKLFHRVLPALVLAAAATACSTGVRAPQHYHVLDPAPAPAPVAAAAQASTLLVTPTTAAGFYDAQAIVYSPTVGTRAYYQLNSWTEPPSRRLGALLTERLRRSGAFGTVADATGGVHGMLVLDTHLDEIYHDAAARPGLAKVSLTAVLSDPARRFVAGQRRFTASAPALTSDAAGAVQAFDVALGPLLDEVVAWAGQTAARSRGPDASP, encoded by the coding sequence ATGAAGCTCTTTCACCGCGTCCTGCCGGCCTTGGTGCTGGCCGCCGCCGCGACGGCCTGCAGTACCGGCGTGCGAGCGCCGCAGCACTACCACGTGCTCGATCCTGCGCCTGCGCCCGCGCCCGTCGCGGCCGCCGCGCAGGCTTCGACGCTGCTGGTGACCCCGACCACGGCCGCCGGCTTCTACGATGCGCAGGCCATCGTCTACAGCCCGACGGTCGGCACGCGTGCCTACTACCAGCTGAACAGCTGGACCGAGCCGCCCAGCCGCCGGCTCGGCGCGCTGCTCACCGAGCGCTTGCGCCGAAGCGGCGCCTTCGGCACGGTGGCTGACGCCACCGGCGGCGTGCACGGGATGCTGGTGCTCGACACGCATCTCGACGAGATCTATCACGACGCGGCCGCCCGCCCAGGACTTGCGAAGGTCTCGCTCACGGCCGTCCTGAGCGATCCGGCCCGGCGCTTCGTCGCGGGACAACGCCGCTTCACCGCCAGCGCGCCCGCGCTCACGTCCGACGCGGCCGGTGCCGTGCAGGCGTTCGACGTCGCCCTGGGCCCGCTGCTCGACGAAGTCGTCGCGTGGGCCGGCCAGACGGCCGCCCGGTCGCGCGGTCCGGATGCGAGCCCGTGA
- a CDS encoding FUSC family protein, whose translation MNAFNPRGIAFAIKTSAAAIAALLLALWFNLPNPGWAVLTVFLTSQQLGGAAGAVVGRSVHRALGTLLGVAGTLFVIPACNAAPELLVLGVATWVGLCLYVALLDPRPRNYVLMLAGYTLPLIGIPVANNPSSLFDVILWRSEEIMLGAAVSMAVHTVFAPRSVKPVLVDKVRATVGEARRWIRKGLGPEPTDDAERRARERLGADLAEMNNLVVHLRFEPGITARDIAIVTALEERLLALLPLLAGVEDRLPAIRAADARLGARVDAHLETVRLMLDRPFTRADAAGLSAWSTTLVDTGQRDLANGQLLALGAMERLAQLLEAWSDCLTLLHHLEEDASVADDRTRTLLAQATERPRHVDYALAASSGLAAALAVIVAGGLCWMLGWDQGSAAIGIAAASSSLFAFLDDPRPVHKLLLVVSAVFAIPAAALYVFAVFPALHDHAALALAVAPLLFFISLYMATPKLGAHAFGFLIVWLTLVSFQPVQTVDFWSFTHLAVGSLMGTTIALVVTSLVRVIGAETRVRRLLHAAWRDLAAMADDTNGLSRAAWGSRMLDRIGLLLPRMAATSGVLRAQAGRALDDLRIGVNMLDLRHAGLAAKPEVRTAIESALTQIGVHFRQRLERPDIAPAATILDSIDRAIARLVESDPDALRVQGLTAATGLRLGLFPPSRVTSTANGAPA comes from the coding sequence ATGAACGCGTTCAATCCCCGCGGCATTGCCTTCGCGATCAAGACCTCGGCGGCCGCCATCGCCGCCCTGCTGCTGGCGCTCTGGTTCAACCTGCCCAATCCCGGATGGGCGGTGCTCACGGTCTTCCTGACGAGCCAGCAGCTGGGAGGCGCGGCCGGAGCGGTCGTTGGCCGCTCCGTGCATCGAGCCCTTGGAACGCTGCTGGGCGTGGCCGGGACCCTCTTCGTCATCCCTGCGTGCAATGCGGCCCCGGAGTTGCTCGTCCTCGGCGTTGCGACCTGGGTCGGGCTCTGCCTCTACGTGGCGCTGCTGGACCCTCGTCCGCGCAACTACGTGCTCATGCTGGCGGGGTACACGTTGCCCTTGATCGGCATCCCGGTGGCCAACAATCCGTCGTCCCTCTTCGACGTGATCCTGTGGCGCAGCGAGGAGATCATGCTGGGCGCGGCCGTGTCGATGGCCGTGCACACCGTCTTCGCTCCCCGCAGCGTCAAGCCGGTGCTCGTCGACAAGGTGCGCGCCACCGTCGGCGAGGCGCGGCGCTGGATCCGGAAGGGGCTGGGGCCGGAACCGACCGACGACGCCGAGCGGCGGGCCCGCGAGCGTCTCGGCGCCGACCTGGCCGAGATGAACAACCTGGTCGTCCATCTGCGTTTCGAGCCGGGCATCACGGCGCGGGACATCGCCATCGTGACCGCTCTCGAGGAGCGCCTGCTCGCACTCCTGCCGCTCCTGGCCGGCGTGGAAGACCGGCTGCCGGCCATTCGTGCGGCCGACGCCCGCTTGGGCGCAAGGGTCGATGCGCACCTCGAGACTGTGCGGCTGATGCTGGACCGCCCGTTCACGCGCGCAGACGCCGCCGGCCTGAGCGCGTGGAGCACTACCCTCGTCGACACGGGGCAGCGCGATCTTGCGAACGGTCAGCTGCTCGCGCTCGGCGCCATGGAACGCCTTGCCCAGCTGCTGGAGGCTTGGAGCGACTGCCTGACCCTGCTGCATCATCTCGAAGAGGATGCCAGCGTTGCGGACGATCGCACCCGCACGCTCCTCGCCCAAGCCACCGAGCGCCCCCGTCACGTCGACTACGCGCTGGCGGCCTCGTCGGGCCTTGCCGCCGCGCTGGCGGTGATCGTCGCCGGCGGGCTGTGCTGGATGCTCGGCTGGGATCAGGGATCCGCGGCGATCGGCATCGCCGCTGCGTCCAGCTCGCTGTTCGCTTTCCTAGACGATCCGCGTCCCGTTCACAAGTTGCTGCTGGTCGTCTCCGCGGTGTTCGCCATCCCCGCCGCTGCGCTCTATGTGTTCGCGGTCTTCCCGGCACTCCACGATCACGCCGCGCTGGCCCTGGCGGTTGCTCCGCTGCTGTTCTTCATCTCGCTCTACATGGCAACGCCGAAGCTCGGGGCGCATGCATTCGGGTTCTTGATCGTCTGGCTCACCCTCGTCTCCTTTCAGCCGGTGCAGACCGTCGACTTCTGGAGCTTCACCCACCTGGCCGTCGGATCGCTGATGGGCACCACCATCGCGCTGGTCGTCACCTCGCTGGTCCGCGTCATCGGCGCGGAGACCCGGGTGCGCAGGCTGCTGCATGCAGCATGGCGCGACCTCGCGGCCATGGCGGACGACACGAACGGGCTCTCCCGCGCGGCGTGGGGCAGCCGCATGCTCGACCGCATCGGCTTGCTGCTGCCGCGCATGGCCGCAACGAGCGGCGTGCTGCGAGCCCAGGCCGGGCGCGCGCTGGACGATCTGAGGATCGGCGTGAACATGCTCGATCTGCGTCACGCGGGCCTGGCAGCGAAGCCGGAAGTGCGCACCGCCATCGAGAGCGCGTTGACGCAGATCGGGGTTCACTTCCGGCAACGTCTGGAACGCCCGGACATCGCCCCGGCGGCGACCATCCTGGACTCCATCGACCGCGCCATCGCGAGGCTGGTCGAGTCCGATCCGGATGCTCTGCGCGTGCAGGGGCTCACGGCAGCGACAGGCCTGCGGCTGGGACTTTTTCCGCCGAGCCGCGTCACCTCAACCGCGAACGGGGCTCCTGCGTGA
- a CDS encoding MgtC/SapB family protein produces MSAAWHTAGLWIVVHMAGALLLGWFVGYERYFSGRASGSQVYCLVCATSCAVTLVAGYPSLWYWSTAHETGSGDPTRVIGSILTGIGFLGAGIIVKTGMSVRGLTTAASIWGSAAIGILVGVGFYLPAIGLTALFVISMTVMPRIERQLPAHAVMAGTVRFRPGYTPLPEAIHRYMTKRGMSIPLDSLTITNDQGRFELQCLIFGNSVTDTDAMNRLVSELSAMAEVESFTLTHSSRT; encoded by the coding sequence GTGAGCGCCGCCTGGCATACCGCAGGGCTGTGGATCGTGGTGCACATGGCCGGCGCGTTGCTCCTCGGCTGGTTCGTCGGCTACGAGCGCTACTTCAGCGGCCGTGCGTCGGGCAGCCAGGTGTATTGCCTCGTCTGCGCCACGTCCTGCGCCGTCACGTTGGTGGCGGGCTATCCGTCGCTCTGGTACTGGAGCACCGCGCACGAGACGGGGAGCGGCGATCCGACGCGCGTCATCGGCAGCATCCTCACCGGCATCGGTTTCCTGGGCGCCGGCATCATCGTGAAGACCGGCATGAGCGTCCGCGGACTCACGACGGCGGCCTCCATCTGGGGCTCCGCGGCCATCGGGATCCTGGTCGGCGTGGGCTTCTACCTGCCGGCCATCGGGCTCACGGCGCTGTTCGTCATCAGCATGACGGTCATGCCGCGGATCGAACGTCAACTTCCCGCGCATGCGGTCATGGCCGGGACGGTCCGCTTCCGGCCCGGGTACACGCCCCTTCCCGAGGCGATCCATCGCTACATGACCAAGCGGGGCATGAGCATTCCGTTGGACAGCCTCACGATCACCAACGACCAGGGACGCTTCGAGCTCCAGTGCCTGATCTTCGGCAACTCGGTGACGGACACCGACGCGATGAACCGGCTCGTCAGCGAGCTGTCCGCGATGGCCGAGGTCGAGTCCTTCACCCTCACGCACTCGAGCCGCACCTGA
- a CDS encoding MlaD family protein — translation MEPHARYTVVGASVLIVLGIVVAALAWLLTTGNGRQTRHYTSTFTRQSLEGLEPDSDVHMRGIRVGSVVRFAFSKQQPGGVDVTIDVDASAPVRTSTRAVVDRNLITGLATIRLVTLQEDSPLLDRAHATIPEGESQLQQFSQTMSQLAQRADETMKRIGQALSPENQAAFAETLDNLRVATRSAGALTRRMDATLASIGRTADTLQSTTTSAASDFHRLADRYDTLGAQAGAHLGEATAAVRQLSGDVSRLAGRTEDFLGDAGIELRITSQQLRSAADALGTTSRKLGDPRAALLGPSAASLGPGETGR, via the coding sequence ATGGAACCTCACGCTCGATACACGGTGGTCGGCGCTTCGGTGCTGATCGTGCTCGGCATCGTGGTGGCGGCGCTCGCGTGGCTGCTGACAACGGGCAACGGCAGGCAGACCCGCCACTACACATCGACCTTCACACGCCAGTCGCTGGAAGGACTGGAGCCGGACAGCGACGTGCACATGAGGGGCATCCGCGTGGGCAGCGTCGTGCGGTTCGCGTTCTCGAAGCAGCAGCCGGGCGGCGTCGACGTCACCATCGACGTCGACGCGTCCGCACCCGTGCGCACCAGCACACGCGCGGTGGTCGACCGCAACCTGATCACGGGCCTCGCCACCATCCGGCTGGTGACGCTGCAGGAGGACAGCCCGCTGCTGGACCGCGCGCATGCGACCATCCCGGAAGGCGAGTCGCAACTGCAGCAGTTCTCGCAGACGATGAGCCAGCTCGCCCAGCGCGCCGACGAGACGATGAAGCGGATCGGCCAGGCGCTGTCGCCGGAGAACCAGGCGGCCTTCGCCGAAACGCTGGACAACCTGCGCGTTGCCACGCGCAGCGCCGGCGCGCTGACGAGACGCATGGACGCCACGCTGGCATCGATCGGTCGCACCGCCGACACGCTGCAGTCGACGACGACGTCGGCTGCGAGCGACTTCCACCGCCTCGCCGACCGCTACGACACGCTCGGCGCACAGGCCGGCGCCCATCTCGGCGAGGCGACCGCCGCGGTGCGGCAGCTGAGCGGCGACGTATCGCGGCTGGCAGGCCGCACCGAGGACTTCCTCGGAGATGCGGGCATCGAGCTGCGAATCACGAGCCAGCAGCTTCGATCCGCTGCCGATGCGCTGGGCACGACATCGAGAAAACTGGGCGATCCGCGCGCCGCGTTGTTGGGCCCCAGCGCCGCGAGCCTCGGTCCTGGGGAGACCGGAAGATGA
- a CDS encoding DUF1656 domain-containing protein encodes MIADINLFGLFFDVALITALVAVAALTILRRVLVALGAYRWVWHPPLVDLALFAVLWLALALAATHFQEHLVYLLG; translated from the coding sequence GTGATCGCCGACATCAATCTGTTCGGCCTGTTCTTCGATGTGGCGCTGATCACCGCGCTCGTCGCCGTCGCGGCGTTGACGATCCTGCGCCGCGTGCTGGTCGCCCTCGGTGCGTACCGGTGGGTCTGGCATCCGCCGCTGGTCGATCTCGCCCTGTTCGCGGTGCTCTGGTTGGCGTTGGCCCTCGCGGCCACGCATTTCCAGGAGCATCTGGTCTACCTGCTGGGATGA